A window of the Hordeum vulgare subsp. vulgare chromosome 5H, MorexV3_pseudomolecules_assembly, whole genome shotgun sequence genome harbors these coding sequences:
- the LOC123396683 gene encoding uncharacterized protein LOC123396683, producing the protein MQSALFDVSSCRSSATSFQCGTYAINVEDTDLVLLCGCQRRVDKDMSHIEWNPERDFYISVNHGKLQTNRGKKWNELWPKEKKPPPRPYPLPHYHLTPLPEHPLGAANHRRLPTYFSSSEHRWASFLQTYDHPRLPTPTLHLRTPLRTTTPRSFQPLKLWSLDVRGSSPPRPTTTPHLIQGHVPTPATFSLDEPDTAPAVSDFHGPCSALQPRPTLVYALPASSSDGGHGEALDPGDIFREMPLFPTHTPSPRHRLNRRIRSPLAPGMALLLTTTTSGILLHLPPSRTCAPWWSPNLGASIFPRSSTSLVSCSLPDLGSSGGRILKCDAGKGSPAPWRPSECPIIH; encoded by the exons ATGCAGTCAGCCCTGTTCGATGTATCATCCTGCCGAAGCAGTGCGACTTCTTTTCAATGCGGCACCTATGCCATCAACGTCGAAGATACCGACCTTGTGCTGCTTTGCGGCTGTCAACGTCGTGTTGATAAGGATATGTCGCACATAGAATGGAATCCAGAGCGAGACTTCTACATCAGCGTCAACCATGGAAAG CTACAAACTAACCGTGGAAAGAAATGGAACGAACTGTggccaaaagaaaaaaaaccacCCCCACGACCCTATCCACTCCCGCACTACCACCTCACCCCACTACCCGAACATCCTCTCGGCGCAGCCAACCACCGCCGCCTACCAACCTACTTCTCCTCGTCAGAGCACCGATGGGCCTCCTTCCTCCAAACGTACGACCACCCTCGTCTCCCCACCCCTACACTACACCTCCGAACACCACTCCGCACGACGACACCGCGCTCCTTCCAGCCACTAAAACTATGGAGCCTCGACGTTCGTGGCTCTTCACCGCCCCGACCGACCACAACTCCCCACCTCATCCAAGGCCATGTCCCCACCCCCGCGACGTTCAGCCTTGATGAACCCGACACAGCACCAGCGGTGTCCGACTTCCATGGCCCCTGCTCTGCCTTGCAACCCCGTCCCACCTTGGTGTATGCTCTGCCTGCATCGTCCAGCGATGGCGGTCATGGGGAGGCGCTGGATCCCGGTGATATCTTCCGTGAGATGCCCTTGTTCCCTACACATACCCCTAGCCCCCGGCACCGCCTCAATCGTCGGATCCGGTCGCCACTGGCCCCTGGCATGGCCCTCCTGCTGACCACCACCACTagtgggatcctcctccacctccctccTTCCCGCACTTGTGCGCCTTGGTGGTCGCCGAATCTAGGCGCCTCCATCTTCCCCAGGTCATCGACTTCCCTTGTCTCATGCTCGTTGCCGGATCTGGGGTCGTCCGGCGGGCGGATCCTTAA GTGTGATGCCGGCAAGGgctcacctgcaccatggcgaccGAGTGAGTGCCCCATCATCCATTGA